Below is a window of Flavobacterium sp. CFS9 DNA.
AAATACGGTGTGTTTTGGACAATGCTTTTATGTTGGGGTACCACATGACAGAACTCGCATCCATGCCATGGAGCAGCACTAAATCTTTTCCGTTTTTTAAACCGCTAATAATTACATGGACTGTTCCGTACGTTGTTTGTATATTTTCCTCGGTATATGGAATGTCCCAAAGCTTCAGTGCTTGGTCGTATGAATTTATATAAACTTGCTTTTCGCTTTTTGTTTTAAAAACATAATCGTCAAATTTTGCCTTTTTAGAAGCCGCACAACCTGCCAGTAAAAGCAACAACGATACTTTAAAGAAAATTTTTGCCATGGGGATAAAATTCAAATTACTTTAAAGGTACGAAAAGGATCACTCTAAAAAGTAACAGAATTTTATTTTAAACTAGTAGAATTTCAATCTCAGACTTTTTCAGAATTCCAGGCCTTTTGCTGCTCTTCATTTAAAAAAGTCCAGGCTACGATTCGGCTTGTTTTTTGGCCCTGAGCCATATCAATGGTTTGAATATCAGCTGTATTTACTTTGTTTAATGTTTTGTAAATGTTGTAAAGATTATCTCTTTTGGATACTAAAGTGGTGAACCAAAGACATTGTGAAGCATATTTAACGCTTTCATAAATCATTTGAGTGATAAAACGAATCTCACCTCCATCGCACCATAATTCAGCATTTTGACCTCCAAAGTTTAAAACAGGGTTTGCTTTCTTTTTGTCCTTTGGGTTTAAATTGGAAACTTTACGAACCGTACTTTTATTGGCTTCTTCTGCCGAAGCATGAAAAGGCGGATTACACATCGTGAACGTAAAACGATCTTCGGGAGTAATGATGTTTTTAAAAATAAAACGCGATTCTGTCTGTTGCTGAAGGCTAATGGCTTCAATCAGTTTTGGATTTGCTTCAATAATTGTACTGCAGTTTTCGATTGCTTTTCGATCGATATCTGTTCCAACAAAATCCCAGCCGTAAATGGCATTTCCTAAAATAGGATAAATGCAGTTAGCACCCGTACCTACATCTAAACCTAACACGGAAGATCCCTGAGGAATAGTTCCGTTATTGGTTTCGGCTAACAGATCGGCCAAATAATGGATGTAATCCGTTCTTCCCGGAATAGGCGGGCAAAGGTAGTTTTTAGGGATATCCCAGTTTTGTATGCCGTAATAAGTTTCCAGTAAAGCTTTGTTGAGCAGTTTTACCGAAAGAGGATTACTGAAATCAATAGTTTCAATTCCGTGACTATTTACTGCCACCTGCGCTTTTAATTCAGGACAATTTGCAATAAGAAGTTCGAAATCATAACGTGAACGGTGCTGATTTCGGGGATGTAAATTGTTTTTTTCGGAAGGATCTGTTGTTTTCATTTTGTGAATTTGGGAGCAAAGATAGTTATTCCTTTTTTGGGATTGCATTCTAATGAAAAACGAGCTGTTTTTGTTTTAGAGTGTTTTTCGATTTTGTATAAGAAGACGGTATTTAATCCATACATTCCATGAGCAATAAATCACCTTCCGTATGAGTAATAGTCACTAATCCGTCCTGAAGAACCGAATTGCTGCTTCCGGTTCTGTAGCCAATCGTTAAGGTATCGTTTTCAAGGGGATATTGTAAGTTGGTCGAATAAATTCCGTTAACCACTCCAATCGGAATCAGAGAGATTGGAGTTTTCGCCGTGTACCACTTCTCAAATTTATGAGGCAGTAAGAATACTTTCGAATGATCGTCCAGTATCACAATTTTAAGCAAATTGCGGTAGCGGGCAATATTGGTGATATTGGTTATGGTGTGATCTGCACGTTTTCCGGTGGCCCAGACCACATTTACAGCAGGTATTTTGCGATCGATTAAATAATCAAAAGCTTTCTCCAGATCGGTTTTGTCCTGATCGGGTGTATGAACAATTTCGATAGGGTATTGTGTTGTCTTGTATATTTCAGGATCAAAACCACGGTCGAAATCACCCAATAGCACATCGACTTTGATGCCCAGTTCAATTACTCTTTCAATGGCTGAATCGAGTACGATAACCAGAGGGGACCATTCCAATAATTGTCCTAATAATTCGGGATTGCATGCTGCTCCGTTGGCGATAATTAAAGCGGGTTCCTGGTCGTCGCGTACGATATGGTGTGAAGACATTTAATTTTTTGATTTGAAATGTGCTGCAAATGTACAAAAGTTATGAGCTGCAAAAGATCTGGCAAATCACTAAATTAGCTGCAGTGGAGATTTTAAAGGAATAAGGGACAAAAAAATGCTCTCAATTAAGAGAGCATTTTGCTAATTTTTTAAAAATTTGTTTGTTGTTGTTCCTTTGTTTGAACTTATTTTAACAAAGTAAATCCCTTTATTCAATTCCGAAACATTGATGTTTGAGAAGTTTTTTATGTTTTTGGTATCTAATACAGATTGTCCAAGTGTGTTATAAATTTGTATTGATTTTATAGATAGATTTTCATCTGATGAAATGTTCAGTACATCTTTAACCGGATTAGGAAATAAAACAAGATTGGAATTGTCATTATTGTTTAAGAAATAATCTGGAGTATCTAATGTAGTTTCGGTACCAAGTAAGCGGATTGTTCCATTAGACCAGTTGTTTTTGTATTTTACAAAACTGCCTGTCACTAAAAGTTTTCCGTCTTTTTGAATTTTAATGGCACTGATGTTACCATCAAATCCTTCACCTGAATCAAATGTGGTGTCAATTTCTCCATTTTTTTCTAATCGTTTAAAATCATTTATCTGATAATCAGTGGTGCTGTTGCGATTAGTGAAAAGTATAATTTGATCATTGGATTGTATTTCCATGCCTCTTACAAGATGCGCTACATAAGTAGAATTGTATTCTGTAAATGATACATCTGTAGAACCATCCGTATTTAAGCGTTTTAGAACACAACTCTTTTCTGTTATAGAATTAAAATTTAGCTGACCCGCGATGATGATTTTTCCATCAGATTGTATACCTGTAGTGTAGATAAATCCGGTTAGGTTTTCATCAGGGCGGAAAGTATTATCAAAGGTTCCATCACTATTAAATCTCGCAATTCGATTGATTTTTGTTTCGTTAAAAGCAGTGAAATTACCAGCTACAATTATTTTTCCGTCTTTTTGCACTGCTGATGTGTAGCAGAGATTGTTAAATCCTCTGACTGAGGCGAAGCTAAGATCTTTGGAACCATCACTATTTAGTCTCGTAAGACTATCCTGGCCATCTGAAGTAACTAAGATTTTTCCATCGGACAGTAATATTAAATTGTATATGCGCCCAAGATAAATAGGGGCCGAAAAAGAAGCATCTATGGTAAAATCGTCGTTGTATCTAACCAAACTACTTACGCCTGTAGATTCAATTTTATTTAAAATAACTTTACCATCTGGCTGAACAATTCCTTTTCTAAAGATGTTTTTTTCACTTTTAGGTGATGTAAATAAGTTTTGGTATAAATTTTTATTTTGAGAAAGCTTGCCATTTTTGTTTAGCAATTTTATACCATCATGATATTTTGTATTAAAGGT
It encodes the following:
- a CDS encoding thiamine diphosphokinase yields the protein MSSHHIVRDDQEPALIIANGAACNPELLGQLLEWSPLVIVLDSAIERVIELGIKVDVLLGDFDRGFDPEIYKTTQYPIEIVHTPDQDKTDLEKAFDYLIDRKIPAVNVVWATGKRADHTITNITNIARYRNLLKIVILDDHSKVFLLPHKFEKWYTAKTPISLIPIGVVNGIYSTNLQYPLENDTLTIGYRTGSSNSVLQDGLVTITHTEGDLLLMECMD
- the rlmF gene encoding 23S rRNA (adenine(1618)-N(6))-methyltransferase RlmF, producing MKTTDPSEKNNLHPRNQHRSRYDFELLIANCPELKAQVAVNSHGIETIDFSNPLSVKLLNKALLETYYGIQNWDIPKNYLCPPIPGRTDYIHYLADLLAETNNGTIPQGSSVLGLDVGTGANCIYPILGNAIYGWDFVGTDIDRKAIENCSTIIEANPKLIEAISLQQQTESRFIFKNIITPEDRFTFTMCNPPFHASAEEANKSTVRKVSNLNPKDKKKANPVLNFGGQNAELWCDGGEIRFITQMIYESVKYASQCLWFTTLVSKRDNLYNIYKTLNKVNTADIQTIDMAQGQKTSRIVAWTFLNEEQQKAWNSEKV